In a single window of the Luteibacter rhizovicinus DSM 16549 genome:
- a CDS encoding cell envelope integrity protein TolA: MENRNGTPRAVVLAALLHLGIVAFLGFAIIPCTDYEKWAEALGVPAEWNPLKCPAPIQLPGQIIEATLVGPTGAPPPKHTAKPVPNTVPPPPAQPTPTPPDPEKPKVETLPPPPKTPALKDQEKVVDDAVQKAENAKQLQEEQQRQRQAELDAQQEAKKKEKQKVADDLLKQLEAAKSVTKQADSRQKQAEQQLKDLEKAKDDGRDDLPYAEKVQSGQNGKDDSKQALYIAAIQNAVTPNWLHPDNMPNAPCQVHITQIPGGQVLSAKADSSCPYDAAGRASIENAVLRAQPLPYAGFEDVFQRNLTFTFRPQ, encoded by the coding sequence ATGGAAAACCGTAACGGCACGCCCCGCGCGGTTGTCCTCGCCGCGCTTCTCCATCTGGGCATCGTGGCCTTCCTCGGCTTCGCGATCATCCCCTGCACGGACTACGAAAAGTGGGCCGAGGCTTTGGGCGTGCCCGCGGAATGGAACCCGCTGAAGTGTCCGGCGCCGATCCAGCTGCCGGGACAGATCATCGAGGCCACGCTGGTCGGGCCCACCGGTGCGCCGCCGCCGAAGCACACGGCCAAGCCGGTGCCGAACACGGTGCCGCCGCCCCCGGCCCAGCCGACCCCGACGCCGCCCGACCCCGAGAAGCCGAAGGTCGAGACCCTCCCGCCGCCACCCAAGACGCCGGCCCTGAAGGACCAGGAAAAGGTGGTCGACGACGCGGTGCAGAAGGCCGAGAACGCCAAGCAGCTGCAGGAAGAGCAGCAGCGCCAGCGCCAGGCCGAGCTGGATGCCCAGCAGGAAGCGAAGAAGAAAGAAAAGCAGAAGGTGGCTGACGATCTCCTCAAGCAGCTCGAAGCTGCCAAGTCGGTCACCAAGCAGGCCGACAGCAGGCAAAAGCAAGCCGAGCAGCAGCTGAAGGACCTTGAGAAGGCGAAGGACGACGGCCGCGACGACCTACCTTATGCCGAGAAGGTCCAGTCGGGCCAGAACGGCAAGGACGACAGCAAGCAGGCTCTGTACATCGCGGCGATCCAGAACGCGGTGACGCCTAACTGGCTCCATCCGGACAACATGCCGAATGCGCCTTGCCAGGTGCACATCACCCAGATCCCCGGTGGTCAGGTGCTCAGCGCCAAGGCGGACTCGAGTTGCCCGTACGATGCTGCCGGCAGGGCGTCGATCGAAAACGCCGTGCTACGCGCCCAGCCGCTGCCATACGCCGGCTTCGAGGATGTGTTCCAGAGAAACCTCACCTTCACGTTCCGACCGCAATGA
- the tolR gene encoding protein TolR — MATRSPHRRQKRKLKSEINVVPYIDVMLVLLIIFMVTTPMMNLGVDIQLPQTNAKSLQDKKDPVVVSVDEGGQIYLTANGAKREPVSVDEFKAKITAFHNANPELQVLIAGDDRVGYGKVYAILPILQEAGISKIGLMSQPQSAQNGKP, encoded by the coding sequence ATGGCCACGCGTAGTCCTCATCGCCGCCAGAAGCGGAAGCTGAAGTCCGAGATCAACGTCGTGCCGTACATCGACGTGATGCTCGTGCTGCTGATCATCTTCATGGTCACCACGCCCATGATGAACCTCGGCGTCGACATCCAGCTGCCGCAGACCAATGCCAAATCCTTGCAGGACAAGAAGGACCCCGTCGTCGTCTCCGTCGACGAGGGTGGGCAGATATACCTCACTGCCAACGGCGCCAAGCGGGAGCCGGTGAGTGTGGACGAGTTCAAGGCCAAGATCACCGCGTTCCACAATGCGAATCCCGAACTCCAGGTGCTGATCGCCGGCGATGACCGCGTCGGCTATGGCAAGGTCTACGCGATCCTCCCGATCCTTCAGGAGGCCGGTATCTCCAAGATCGGCCTGATGAGTCAGCCGCAGTCGGCGCAGAATGGAAAACCGTAA
- the tolQ gene encoding protein TolQ produces the protein MNGGLNIFKLVAEASLPVQLVMLLLLVFSFLSWVIIIRKYGQLKTAHDNAETFEDRFWSGADLAALFREVGNREGQHGIENVFEAGFREFARQRQRRVTDANRVMEGSERAMRVAGTREIGKLEQNLEFLANVGSISPYIGLFGTVWGIMGAFQGLGEMKDVTISVVAPHISEALIATAMGLFAAIPAVWAYNRFATKVERIASRYEVFQEEFSSVLQRQIHADDVA, from the coding sequence ATGAACGGTGGACTGAACATTTTCAAGCTGGTGGCGGAAGCGAGCCTGCCCGTACAACTGGTCATGCTCCTGCTGCTGGTGTTCTCGTTCCTGTCGTGGGTGATCATCATCCGCAAGTACGGACAGCTGAAGACCGCCCACGACAACGCCGAAACCTTCGAAGACCGCTTCTGGTCGGGTGCGGATCTCGCCGCCCTGTTCCGTGAGGTGGGCAACCGCGAAGGCCAGCATGGCATCGAGAACGTCTTCGAAGCCGGCTTCCGTGAGTTCGCCCGCCAGCGCCAGCGCCGCGTGACCGACGCCAACCGCGTCATGGAAGGCTCCGAGCGCGCCATGCGCGTGGCCGGTACCCGCGAGATCGGCAAGCTCGAGCAGAACCTCGAATTCCTCGCCAACGTCGGTTCGATCAGCCCGTATATCGGCCTGTTCGGTACCGTGTGGGGCATCATGGGCGCGTTTCAGGGCCTGGGCGAAATGAAGGACGTGACCATTTCCGTGGTCGCGCCGCACATCTCCGAAGCGCTGATCGCCACGGCCATGGGTCTGTTCGCCGCCATCCCGGCCGTCTGGGCGTACAACCGCTTCGCCACCAAGGTCGAGCGGATCGCGTCGCGCTACGAGGTCTTCCAGGAAGAATTCTCCTCGGTGCTGCAGCGCCAGATCCACGCCGACGACGTCGCCTGA
- the ybgC gene encoding tol-pal system-associated acyl-CoA thioesterase has product MSVFSWPVRIYWEDTDAGGVVYHSNYLRFMERARTEWLRAQGIDQVALRETTSLGFVVRDMQLDFLRPARLNDELLVSVGVKERRSASMLFDQEIVRGGTTLVRATVRAACVNLDTMRPAQIPADLFPNEFPIT; this is encoded by the coding sequence ATGAGCGTTTTCAGCTGGCCCGTAAGGATTTACTGGGAAGACACCGACGCGGGTGGCGTCGTCTACCATTCCAACTACCTGCGCTTCATGGAGCGGGCCCGTACGGAGTGGCTTCGCGCCCAGGGCATCGACCAGGTGGCCCTGCGAGAGACCACGAGCCTGGGCTTCGTGGTCCGGGACATGCAGCTGGACTTCCTCCGGCCGGCCCGTCTGAATGATGAACTCCTAGTCAGCGTGGGCGTCAAAGAACGTCGTTCAGCCAGTATGCTGTTCGATCAGGAGATTGTGCGCGGGGGCACGACGCTGGTGCGCGCTACGGTGCGCGCGGCTTGCGTGAACCTCGACACGATGCGCCCGGCCCAAATTCCGGCGGACCTGTTCCCCAACGAATTCCCCATTACCTAA
- the ruvB gene encoding Holliday junction branch migration DNA helicase RuvB — protein sequence MSEHRIISATAAMDDDALEASIRPKRLAEYLGQETVREQMAIYIEAARRRQGALDHVLIFGPPGLGKTTLSHVIANELGVNVRSTSGPVLERAGDLAALLTNLEANDVLFVDEIHRLSPVVEEVLYPAMEDFQIDIMIGEGPAARSIKLDLPPFTLIGATTRAGLLTGPLRDRFGIIQRLEFYSVDELTAIVRRAAKIFNIECDMDGAIEIARRSRGTPRIANRLLRRVRDFAEVRGDGKITHDLARAATDMLRVDALGFDDLDRRLLKTIIENFDGGPVGVESLAAALSEDRGTLEDVVEPYLIQQGYLIRSARGRMASAKAWRHLGLTPPPRQTVAPDLFSDDA from the coding sequence ATGTCCGAGCACCGCATCATTTCCGCCACCGCCGCCATGGACGACGATGCGCTGGAAGCCAGCATCCGTCCGAAGCGCCTCGCCGAATATCTCGGCCAGGAGACGGTGCGTGAGCAGATGGCCATCTATATCGAGGCGGCACGGCGCCGGCAGGGTGCGCTGGACCACGTGCTGATCTTCGGGCCTCCCGGCCTGGGCAAGACCACGCTCTCGCACGTGATCGCCAACGAGCTGGGCGTGAACGTGCGCTCGACCTCGGGTCCGGTGCTGGAGCGGGCGGGGGATCTCGCCGCCCTGCTGACCAACCTCGAGGCGAACGACGTCCTTTTCGTGGACGAGATTCACCGCCTGTCGCCCGTGGTCGAGGAAGTGCTGTACCCGGCCATGGAAGACTTCCAGATCGACATCATGATCGGCGAAGGCCCCGCGGCCCGCTCGATCAAGCTCGACCTTCCGCCGTTCACCCTGATCGGCGCCACGACCCGCGCGGGCCTGCTTACCGGCCCCTTGCGTGACCGGTTCGGCATCATCCAGCGGCTGGAGTTCTACAGCGTGGACGAGCTGACCGCGATCGTTCGTCGCGCGGCGAAGATCTTCAATATCGAGTGCGATATGGACGGGGCGATCGAGATCGCCCGCCGCTCGCGGGGCACGCCCCGTATCGCCAACCGGCTGCTCCGACGTGTGCGCGACTTTGCCGAGGTCCGCGGTGACGGCAAGATCACCCACGACCTCGCGCGCGCCGCCACCGACATGCTCCGGGTCGACGCCCTGGGCTTCGACGACCTCGATCGCCGCCTGCTGAAGACGATCATCGAGAACTTCGATGGCGGTCCGGTGGGCGTCGAATCGCTGGCCGCCGCCCTGAGCGAAGATCGCGGCACCCTGGAGGACGTGGTCGAGCCCTATCTGATCCAGCAGGGCTACCTCATCCGTAGCGCCCGTGGCCGCATGGCCTCCGCCAAGGCCTGGCGCCACCTGGGCCTGACCCCGCCGCCGCGGCAGACCGTGGCCCCGGACCTGTTTTCGGACGACGCATGA